One part of the Thermodesulfobacterium commune DSM 2178 genome encodes these proteins:
- the dapA gene encoding 4-hydroxy-tetrahydrodipicolinate synthase produces the protein MNLQGSIVALVTPFKDGKVDETSLRGLIRWHLQQGTDGILVLGTTGEAATLEKEERKRVMEIALEEAKGKVPLIVGTGTNNTARVLEYTKLAEEMGFDAALIVTPYYNKPTQNGLYAHYSYIAKQTKIPIILYNVPGRTSVNMLPDTTAKLAEIENIIAIKEACGDIKQVTELLMRCPKDFIVLSGDDFTALATVFLGGKGVISVVANVTPKEMAALMRYALSGDIAKANELNLYLYPLYKAMFIETNPAPAKHALWLMGKIETPEVRLPLAGLTESSAEQLKKLLQEKYKLI, from the coding sequence ATGAACCTGCAGGGCTCTATAGTAGCCTTAGTTACCCCTTTTAAAGATGGAAAGGTAGATGAAACTTCTTTGAGAGGATTAATTCGCTGGCACCTTCAACAAGGCACAGACGGAATTCTTGTCCTTGGAACAACCGGAGAAGCCGCAACCTTGGAAAAAGAAGAGAGAAAAAGGGTTATGGAAATAGCCCTTGAAGAGGCCAAAGGTAAGGTACCTCTTATCGTTGGTACAGGAACAAACAACACAGCAAGAGTTCTTGAATATACAAAACTTGCCGAAGAGATGGGGTTTGATGCAGCCCTTATCGTTACTCCTTATTACAACAAACCAACCCAAAATGGCCTTTACGCTCACTATAGCTACATCGCTAAACAAACCAAAATACCTATCATCTTATATAATGTGCCTGGCAGAACCTCGGTAAACATGCTCCCTGATACCACCGCCAAATTGGCAGAAATAGAAAACATCATCGCCATCAAAGAAGCCTGTGGGGATATAAAGCAGGTTACCGAACTTTTGATGAGATGTCCAAAAGATTTTATAGTGCTTTCAGGGGATGACTTTACTGCCCTGGCTACGGTATTTTTAGGAGGAAAAGGGGTAATTTCTGTGGTTGCCAACGTAACCCCTAAGGAAATGGCAGCCCTTATGCGTTATGCCCTAAGCGGGGATATTGCCAAGGCCAACGAACTAAACCTTTACCTTTATCCGTTATACAAGGCTATGTTCATAGAAACCAACCCTGCACCTGCTAAACATGCCCTTTGGCTCATGGGAAAGATTGAAACCCCTGAGGTAAGACTACCTCTTGCTGGGTTAACAGAAAGTTCAGCAGAACAATTAAAGAAACTGTTACAAGAAAAATATAAACTTATCTAA
- a CDS encoding flavodoxin family protein, which translates to MKVIAFNGSPRKQGNTQKVLELLADELTSQGIKTEIIQVGDKAIRGCLACYTCRKKQNERCAIEDEVNDWIQMMKKADGIVLASPVYFSGIAGTMKCFLDRAFLVSAVNGNLFRHKVGAAIAVCRRAGGVATYDQLLHYLTYAEMVVATSNYWNGVFGLSPGEVLQDEEGKQIVRILAKNLAWLLKTTQGKRAKSLSPEIEPKIFTNFIR; encoded by the coding sequence ATGAAAGTAATTGCCTTTAACGGAAGTCCAAGGAAGCAGGGAAACACCCAAAAAGTGCTTGAACTCTTGGCAGACGAGCTAACTTCTCAAGGGATAAAAACCGAGATCATTCAGGTTGGAGATAAAGCCATCAGAGGATGTCTTGCCTGTTATACCTGCAGGAAAAAACAGAACGAAAGGTGTGCTATAGAGGATGAGGTAAACGATTGGATTCAGATGATGAAAAAGGCTGACGGGATAGTTTTGGCATCTCCTGTTTATTTTTCTGGGATAGCAGGGACGATGAAATGTTTTTTAGATCGAGCTTTTTTAGTTTCTGCGGTAAACGGGAATCTTTTTAGGCACAAGGTTGGGGCTGCTATCGCAGTATGTAGAAGGGCAGGTGGTGTTGCCACCTACGACCAACTTTTACATTACCTAACTTATGCAGAAATGGTTGTGGCTACCTCTAACTACTGGAACGGAGTATTTGGGCTCAGTCCTGGAGAGGTTTTACAAGACGAGGAAGGAAAACAAATAGTAAGGATTTTAGCTAAAAATTTAGCCTGGTTACTAAAGACTACCCAAGGGAAAAGGGCGAAAAGCTTAAGTCCAGAAATAGAGCCCAAAATATTTACCAATTTTATAAGATAA
- a CDS encoding Crp/Fnr family transcriptional regulator → MEHKVSQNEDLKSFLKSTFYFNRLSEDDLSKLSEIAMVKKFSKKEHIFAEGDRATGFYLVKDGWIKIYKLSPEGKEMVVHIFGSGEIFGEIVLAGVGEYPAWAQALTETEVIFFEKNLFKSLIGRSPDLCLTLLSAFAFKIKDLLHSLENITLKDAKERLLKFLYHAAKASPERLIKLEIPKSQLALLLGITPETFSRLLKKLEEDGFIKVDGKQIWVNDRVLT, encoded by the coding sequence GTGGAACACAAGGTTTCTCAAAACGAAGATTTAAAATCTTTCTTAAAAAGTACCTTCTATTTTAATCGGCTGTCTGAAGATGACCTCTCTAAACTTAGTGAAATCGCTATGGTCAAAAAATTTTCCAAAAAAGAACATATCTTTGCTGAAGGAGACAGAGCTACCGGATTTTATCTGGTAAAAGACGGCTGGATAAAAATTTACAAACTTTCTCCAGAAGGCAAGGAAATGGTAGTACATATCTTTGGATCTGGGGAAATTTTCGGAGAAATAGTATTGGCTGGGGTGGGAGAATATCCTGCCTGGGCACAGGCTCTTACAGAAACCGAAGTAATATTTTTTGAAAAGAACCTTTTTAAAAGCTTGATCGGAAGATCACCAGATTTATGCCTTACTCTTTTATCTGCCTTTGCCTTCAAAATAAAAGACTTGCTCCATAGCCTTGAGAATATAACTTTAAAAGATGCTAAAGAGAGACTCCTAAAGTTTCTTTATCACGCTGCCAAGGCTTCTCCAGAAAGACTTATAAAACTTGAAATCCCTAAATCTCAATTAGCTTTGCTTTTAGGTATTACCCCAGAAACTTTTTCAAGGCTTTTAAAGAAACTTGAGGAAGATGGATTTATTAAGGTTGATGGCAAGCAAATCTGGGTTAATGATAGAGTTTTAACCTAA
- a CDS encoding arsenate reductase ArsC: MKIAFICTGNSARSQMAEGYAKHFANLYKLNIEVYSAGSNPASSINPLAIKVMAEEGIDLSSQRPKSFQEIPFDQINIVITLCGDAKETCPYVPAQKREHWGLPDPAKAEGTEEERLKIFRKVRDEIKEKVKKLILSLKNP; this comes from the coding sequence ATGAAAATAGCCTTTATCTGTACAGGAAACTCTGCAAGAAGTCAGATGGCTGAAGGTTATGCTAAACATTTTGCAAATCTTTATAAGCTGAATATAGAAGTATACTCAGCTGGTTCAAACCCTGCTTCAAGTATAAACCCCTTAGCCATAAAGGTTATGGCTGAAGAAGGGATAGATCTATCTTCTCAAAGGCCCAAATCTTTTCAGGAAATCCCGTTTGATCAGATCAATATAGTTATAACCCTTTGTGGAGACGCTAAAGAAACCTGCCCTTATGTTCCTGCCCAGAAAAGAGAACACTGGGGACTTCCTGACCCTGCTAAAGCTGAAGGAACTGAAGAAGAAAGATTAAAAATTTTTCGCAAGGTCAGAGATGAAATAAAAGAAAAAGTTAAAAAACTTATCCTTTCCCTTAAAAACCCATAA
- a CDS encoding GGDEF domain-containing protein, translated as MYFFNLDRRLRDLVIKVPAIHFEVFVREAFLLFMKDENFNLLPVINYDEFVVGQLQRRRFLEHIILGKYGYGIHLNGNKKVRDVMEPPGLTLEASNTIEEAAMQLQNRTYPHTYDDIIVVEKGRYLGVVSVSLLIEALAQKSLMLAKDANPLTGLPGNWAIKNVIEERISKMEDFDVIYIDINHFKPFNDKYGFAKGDEVIISLGEIIKETVNGKKNTFVGHIGGDDFIVICPPETSLEIAEKIKEEFEKLLPDFHGKDFLTGYYLSKDREGKEKNFPLLSLTFAIVSSTNRKITSYAHLASIASEVKAKAKSMAREAKNSVIFKDRRKDKTTEVSFYERNELFSS; from the coding sequence ATGTATTTTTTTAATTTAGACCGTAGACTTAGAGACCTTGTGATTAAGGTTCCCGCGATTCATTTTGAAGTGTTTGTCAGAGAAGCCTTTTTACTTTTTATGAAAGATGAAAACTTTAATCTCCTTCCAGTCATAAACTACGATGAATTCGTGGTAGGACAACTTCAGAGGAGGAGGTTTTTAGAGCATATCATTTTAGGAAAGTATGGATACGGAATCCATCTAAATGGGAATAAAAAGGTAAGAGATGTGATGGAACCCCCAGGTTTAACCCTTGAGGCTTCTAATACCATAGAAGAAGCTGCGATGCAACTACAAAATAGAACCTATCCTCATACTTATGATGACATAATCGTAGTAGAAAAAGGAAGGTATTTAGGGGTGGTATCGGTGTCTCTTTTGATAGAGGCCTTAGCTCAAAAATCACTGATGCTTGCCAAAGATGCTAATCCTCTTACAGGCCTTCCTGGAAACTGGGCTATCAAAAATGTAATAGAAGAAAGAATATCAAAAATGGAAGATTTTGACGTAATCTACATAGACATAAACCATTTCAAACCTTTTAACGATAAATATGGATTCGCTAAGGGTGATGAGGTCATCATATCTCTTGGTGAAATAATAAAAGAAACAGTAAATGGAAAGAAAAACACTTTTGTTGGCCACATCGGAGGGGATGATTTTATAGTAATATGCCCACCAGAGACTTCCTTAGAAATAGCAGAAAAGATTAAAGAAGAATTTGAAAAACTTTTGCCAGATTTTCATGGAAAAGACTTTTTAACTGGATATTATCTTTCTAAAGACAGAGAGGGTAAAGAAAAAAACTTCCCTCTCCTTTCTCTAACCTTTGCCATAGTAAGTAGCACTAACAGGAAAATAACCTCTTATGCCCATTTAGCTTCTATAGCCTCAGAGGTCAAAGCTAAAGCTAAGAGTATGGCAAGAGAGGCAAAAAATTCTGTAATCTTTAAGGATAGAAGAAAAGACAAGACTACGGAGGTTAGCTTTTATGAACGAAACGAACTTTTTTCTTCTTGA
- a CDS encoding EAL domain-containing protein: MNETNFFLLESHLDIYLQPVVNLDTGKVLGFEALVRGINQEKNLIIPPNVLFELAKKQGVLIEFDRTCKALAMKKFKEFGLERDFLLFLNVNSETIDLGLAGTNWIKKKAKYYGISPESIVVEISEAKIAHTEKLVSFVEKYLSYGFLIALDDFGVRHSNLERLVLLDIHYVKLAKPFIQDLNNFKKKQKLLEVMYILSQKIGFFVVAEGVETWEEALFLKAQKIPLAQGYLFAHPNPNPKEALFLAEKRLRELERIGANPQPLGLINPLFPSP, encoded by the coding sequence ATGAACGAAACGAACTTTTTTCTTCTTGAAAGTCATCTTGATATTTACCTTCAACCTGTAGTAAATCTTGACACAGGGAAGGTGTTAGGGTTTGAAGCTTTAGTAAGAGGTATTAATCAAGAAAAAAACCTAATCATCCCTCCTAACGTGCTTTTTGAATTAGCTAAAAAACAGGGAGTTCTGATAGAATTTGATCGTACCTGTAAAGCACTGGCTATGAAAAAATTCAAAGAATTTGGGTTAGAACGGGACTTTTTACTCTTTCTCAACGTTAACAGCGAAACGATCGACCTTGGACTTGCAGGAACTAACTGGATTAAGAAAAAGGCTAAATACTATGGGATAAGCCCTGAAAGTATCGTAGTGGAAATAAGCGAGGCTAAAATTGCACATACTGAAAAACTGGTATCTTTTGTAGAAAAGTACTTAAGTTATGGATTTTTAATAGCTCTTGATGACTTTGGGGTTAGGCATTCAAATTTAGAGAGGTTAGTACTTCTTGATATACATTATGTAAAATTAGCCAAACCCTTTATTCAAGACCTAAATAACTTCAAAAAGAAACAAAAACTTTTAGAGGTAATGTATATCTTAAGTCAAAAAATAGGCTTTTTTGTCGTTGCAGAAGGAGTAGAAACCTGGGAGGAAGCTCTTTTCTTAAAAGCTCAAAAAATTCCCTTAGCCCAGGGATATCTTTTTGCCCATCCCAATCCTAACCCTAAAGAGGCTCTCTTCTTAGCAGAAAAGAGACTTAGAGAATTAGAAAGGATAGGGGCTAATCCGCAACCATTAGGATTAATTAACCCTCTATTTCCATCTCCTTGA
- a CDS encoding CBS domain-containing protein: MLVKDWMTENVVTLEEDETLEKAFKILEDFKTFRKIPITKNGKLTGIITLTDIKGLLPYKAKDIIKDPRFDEFFQELKNIPIKQVMTKDPIYTYPDETIEKASVIMLENKVSGLPVVDRNLRVVGIITETDIFRFYTLVSGVYFAPYLMGALIGCVDDIKSIRDVLNNKIGAKISSIIMWDALFLLSHDTNLKDVMVRFQVSKILSDVENMVKEAFSEYETIKVLFVRKDTIEDVPSRRWK, translated from the coding sequence ATGCTTGTTAAAGATTGGATGACAGAAAATGTAGTAACCTTAGAAGAAGATGAAACCTTAGAAAAAGCTTTTAAGATTTTAGAAGATTTTAAAACCTTTAGGAAGATCCCTATTACTAAGAATGGTAAACTTACCGGTATCATAACCCTTACCGACATAAAAGGATTACTTCCTTATAAAGCTAAAGACATCATCAAAGATCCCAGGTTTGATGAATTTTTTCAGGAGTTAAAAAATATTCCAATAAAACAAGTTATGACCAAAGATCCTATATATACCTATCCAGATGAAACCATAGAAAAGGCCTCTGTCATCATGCTTGAAAATAAAGTTTCAGGCCTACCTGTGGTAGATAGAAATCTCAGGGTAGTTGGGATTATAACTGAGACTGATATCTTCAGGTTTTATACTTTGGTTTCAGGGGTATATTTTGCCCCTTATCTTATGGGAGCTCTTATCGGTTGTGTGGATGACATTAAAAGCATAAGAGATGTGCTTAATAACAAGATAGGGGCTAAAATTTCAAGTATCATAATGTGGGATGCTCTGTTTTTGTTAAGCCACGATACAAACCTTAAGGATGTAATGGTAAGGTTTCAGGTGAGTAAGATATTATCAGATGTAGAGAACATGGTAAAAGAAGCTTTTAGTGAGTATGAAACCATCAAGGTACTTTTTGTCCGAAAGGATACGATAGAAGATGTTCCTTCAAGGAGATGGAAATAG